The Streptococcus sp. S5 genome contains a region encoding:
- a CDS encoding response regulator transcription factor — MKILIVEDEVLIREGMSDYLMECGYEVFEAGDGQEALDLFHREAPDLVLLDIQLPILNGLEVLKTIRKTSSVPVLMLTAFHDEDYKLTAFGELADGYLEKPFSLSLLKVRIEAIFKKLQPSRVFTYGEAWVDFESYTASLAGQAISMNAKELEILEYLLQHEGKARTRSQILDAVWKETEEIPFDRVIDVYIKELRKKLELDCIVTVRNVGYKLERP, encoded by the coding sequence ATGAAGATACTAATCGTAGAAGATGAAGTCCTGATTCGCGAAGGGATGAGCGACTATCTCATGGAATGTGGCTATGAGGTCTTTGAAGCAGGTGATGGGCAGGAGGCCCTGGACCTCTTTCACAGAGAGGCGCCGGATCTAGTTTTGCTGGATATCCAGCTCCCTATCCTCAATGGCTTGGAAGTGCTCAAGACTATCCGGAAGACCAGCTCGGTTCCTGTCCTCATGCTGACGGCCTTCCATGATGAAGACTATAAGTTGACGGCCTTTGGAGAGTTGGCGGACGGCTACCTGGAAAAACCCTTCTCCTTGTCCCTCTTGAAGGTCCGTATCGAAGCTATTTTTAAAAAGCTTCAGCCTTCCCGAGTCTTCACCTATGGAGAGGCATGGGTGGATTTTGAGAGCTACACAGCCAGTCTTGCTGGGCAAGCCATCTCCATGAATGCCAAGGAGTTGGAAATCTTGGAATACCTGCTCCAGCATGAAGGCAAGGCCCGGACCCGCTCTCAGATCCTCGATGCCGTCTGGAAGGAGACAGAGGAGATTCCTTTTGATCGGGTGATCGATGTCTATATCAAGGAACTACGAAAAAAACTAGAGCTGGACTGTATCGTTACGGTACGCAATGTCGGCTATAAATTGGAGAGACCATGA
- a CDS encoding sensor histidine kinase produces MTKRSIFAKIFLITFALFSGLVILLHASVYFIFPSTYIESQRQTILKKSQALAKSFQGQEEGTIESVIDLYSKTNDIKVSIKGKEKQNALEVKDDLLLNPDSQNNSLVIEERKIQTKEGKDLTLQFLATVDSQKEARDISLGFLPYSLLASFVLSLLASYLYARMISAPILEIKQMTKRMKRLDRTASLPIHSQDEIGVLKQQINDLYHHLLEVIDNLEQQKQENLKLEQMKVEFLRGASHELKTPLASLKIILENMRDKIGRYKDRDRYLSVSLDIVDEMNQIVLEILSLSSVQELAGDKEWIQLDQVVERILDQYKVLAQSRSLMIDNQIPDKAVYMDPAILKLVLSNVISNAVKHSDAGGEIQLRLEEEGTHLAIENTSQEMVETAEMPMTASRQKKEGGLGLFVVQHLLDHEELAYQFDKTAMGLRFRMELPKDPQE; encoded by the coding sequence ATGACCAAACGGAGTATCTTTGCAAAGATCTTTCTGATCACCTTTGCCCTTTTTAGTGGCTTAGTAATCCTTCTACACGCTTCGGTTTACTTTATTTTCCCGTCGACCTATATCGAGTCCCAGCGCCAGACGATTTTGAAGAAATCCCAGGCCTTGGCTAAGAGTTTTCAAGGCCAGGAAGAAGGAACCATTGAGTCGGTCATTGATCTTTATTCCAAGACCAATGATATCAAGGTCTCGATCAAGGGCAAGGAAAAACAAAATGCCCTAGAGGTCAAGGATGACTTGCTCCTGAACCCGGATAGCCAGAACAATTCCCTGGTCATTGAGGAGCGAAAGATCCAGACTAAAGAGGGGAAGGACTTGACCTTGCAATTCTTAGCAACTGTCGATTCCCAAAAGGAAGCGCGGGACATCAGTCTGGGCTTTCTTCCCTATAGTCTTCTGGCTTCCTTTGTTCTGTCACTCCTTGCCTCCTATCTCTATGCCCGCATGATTTCTGCTCCGATCCTGGAGATCAAGCAGATGACCAAGCGGATGAAGCGTTTGGATCGGACGGCCAGTCTTCCCATTCATTCGCAGGATGAGATCGGCGTCCTCAAGCAACAGATCAACGACCTCTATCATCATCTCCTAGAAGTGATCGACAATCTAGAGCAGCAGAAACAGGAAAATCTGAAATTGGAGCAGATGAAGGTCGAATTTCTACGTGGGGCCTCGCATGAGCTCAAGACGCCTCTGGCCAGCTTGAAGATTATCCTAGAAAATATGCGGGATAAGATCGGCCGCTACAAGGACCGGGACCGCTATCTGTCGGTCTCCCTCGATATCGTCGATGAGATGAACCAGATCGTCCTAGAAATCCTGTCCCTGTCCTCTGTCCAAGAATTGGCCGGAGACAAGGAATGGATCCAGTTGGATCAGGTCGTAGAGCGGATCCTCGACCAGTACAAGGTCTTGGCTCAATCTCGCTCGCTCATGATTGACAATCAAATCCCTGACAAAGCCGTCTATATGGACCCAGCGATTCTAAAATTGGTTCTCTCAAATGTTATCAGTAATGCCGTCAAACATTCGGATGCCGGTGGAGAGATCCAGCTCCGTCTCGAAGAGGAAGGGACGCACTTGGCGATTGAAAATACCAGCCAGGAAATGGTAGAGACCGCTGAAATGCCAATGACCGCTAGCCGTCAGAAGAAGGAAGGCGGCTTGGGACTCTTTGTGGTCCAACACTTGCTAGACCATGAAGAGCTGGCCTACCAATTTGATAAAACGGCTATGGGCTTGCGCTTCCGTATGGAACTGCCCAAAGATCCACAAGAATAA
- a CDS encoding BCCT family transporter, whose amino-acid sequence MSTKNLTPVLKTSFVLLAILVLLGIVMPDGYQVWSEQLREVISDKLGWFYLLLVTSIVLLCGFFLVSPVGQIKLGEPNSVPEHSTISWIAMIFSAGMGIGLVFYGAAEPLSHYAISTVRATPGSQEALADAFRYTFFHWGIHAWAIYALIALALAYFGFRKKEKYLLSVTLKPLFGKKTNGSLGKIVDTITVVATVIGVATTLGFGAAQINGGLNYLFGIPNNALVQVIIIIITTILFTISALSGLGKGVKILSNTNLILAVGLLAITIIIGPTVQIFNTLTDSIGLYISNFFRMSFSAGSFGQYNRDWINTWTIFYWAWWISWSPFVGVFIARISKGRSIRQFLSIVLLAPTVLSFLWFSTFGTLSTHVQSLGNVDLTQFPSEQTLFATFSQLPFGFIASVVAIILIITFFITSADSATYVLAMLSDDGNLKPKNNLKIFWGVLLATIAIVLLLSGGLVALQNTLIIVAFPFSLIMVLIMVSLVIELLHEKDKMGLSITPTRYPKKDQPFKSYEE is encoded by the coding sequence ATGTCAACTAAAAATTTAACGCCGGTCTTAAAAACCTCTTTTGTGCTACTGGCTATCCTGGTCCTTCTTGGTATTGTTATGCCTGACGGCTACCAAGTTTGGTCAGAACAACTAAGGGAAGTTATTTCAGATAAACTTGGCTGGTTTTACTTATTACTGGTCACGTCAATCGTTCTACTTTGTGGCTTTTTCCTGGTTAGTCCCGTTGGGCAAATCAAACTGGGGGAACCCAATTCGGTGCCTGAACACTCTACTATCTCTTGGATTGCCATGATATTTTCTGCTGGAATGGGAATCGGCCTTGTCTTCTACGGTGCCGCAGAGCCCTTATCCCATTATGCCATTTCAACGGTACGAGCTACCCCAGGGTCGCAGGAAGCCTTAGCCGATGCTTTCCGTTACACTTTCTTTCACTGGGGCATCCATGCCTGGGCAATATATGCTTTAATCGCCCTGGCCCTTGCCTACTTTGGTTTCCGAAAAAAAGAGAAATATCTTTTATCGGTTACCTTAAAGCCCTTGTTTGGTAAAAAAACAAACGGTAGCCTTGGTAAGATCGTAGATACGATTACAGTGGTCGCTACTGTTATCGGGGTGGCAACCACTCTTGGTTTTGGGGCAGCCCAAATCAATGGGGGACTCAACTACCTCTTTGGTATTCCAAACAATGCCCTTGTGCAAGTTATTATCATAATTATCACAACCATCCTCTTTACCATTTCAGCCCTTTCTGGTCTTGGAAAAGGGGTAAAAATCTTATCAAACACCAATCTTATTTTAGCGGTTGGACTACTCGCCATCACCATAATCATCGGTCCCACAGTCCAGATTTTTAATACCTTGACCGATAGTATCGGACTGTATATTTCCAATTTCTTCCGTATGAGTTTCAGTGCTGGTTCCTTTGGTCAATACAATCGTGACTGGATCAATACTTGGACGATTTTCTATTGGGCTTGGTGGATTTCTTGGTCACCATTCGTGGGAGTTTTTATTGCCAGAATTTCTAAAGGACGTAGTATCAGACAATTTCTATCCATCGTCTTATTAGCACCGACTGTATTAAGCTTTTTATGGTTTTCTACCTTTGGAACACTTTCAACGCATGTTCAATCACTTGGAAATGTAGATTTAACACAGTTTCCAAGTGAGCAGACCTTGTTTGCAACCTTCAGTCAACTGCCATTTGGTTTTATTGCCTCCGTTGTTGCCATCATCTTGATCATTACCTTCTTTATCACGTCAGCAGACTCTGCGACCTATGTGCTAGCTATGCTCTCTGATGATGGGAATCTCAAACCAAAGAATAACCTTAAAATCTTCTGGGGCGTACTCCTTGCGACTATTGCCATCGTCTTACTTCTTTCAGGGGGCTTAGTAGCCTTGCAAAATACGCTGATTATCGTAGCCTTTCCATTTTCACTCATCATGGTACTGATCATGGTTTCCCTAGTCATTGAATTGCTACACGAAAAAGACAAGATGGGACTGTCAAT